The Thermoplasmata archaeon genome has a window encoding:
- a CDS encoding winged helix-turn-helix transcriptional regulator, with translation MSGGLELESRRRIYDYLLANPGVHLRRIGQALGMSTGMLSYHLMYLEREGMLKSETDGHRKRYFIARAFMEAQRRILGVLRQGVPRKIVVEILVHGERTFAQLREAAGVSKSTLSYHLQHMMARDLLLRYRRERESVFAIKDMAEVSSLLVANRKSFEDDAVDRFADLWTRLRP, from the coding sequence GTGTCCGGAGGGCTTGAGCTGGAGAGTCGTCGGAGGATCTACGACTACCTCCTCGCGAACCCCGGGGTCCATCTGCGCAGGATCGGTCAGGCCCTCGGGATGTCCACGGGCATGCTGTCCTACCACCTGATGTACCTCGAGCGAGAGGGCATGCTCAAGTCCGAGACGGACGGCCACCGGAAGCGGTACTTCATCGCGCGAGCCTTCATGGAGGCCCAGCGGCGGATCCTCGGGGTCCTCCGGCAAGGCGTGCCCCGCAAGATCGTGGTCGAGATCCTCGTCCATGGCGAGCGGACGTTCGCCCAGCTCCGAGAGGCCGCGGGCGTGTCCAAGTCGACCCTGTCCTACCACCTGCAGCACATGATGGCGAGGGACCTGCTGCTCCGCTATCGGCGCGAGCGGGAGAGCGTCTTCGCGATCAAGGACATGGCCGAGGTCTCCAGTCTCCTCGTGGCGAACCGGAAGAGCTTCGAGGACGACGCGGTCGATCGATTCGCCGACCTGTGGACTCGTCTGCGCCCCTGA
- a CDS encoding PPC domain-containing DNA-binding protein, giving the protein MAKFSDGEDVFASLEAVARTHQIESGAILWGIGMLQDFEIGFFGPQGYEKKTYAGRHELLAFHGSITMRADPKFHVHVGVAGPDHGVVGGHLFRARSCIVNEICIERFGRIRLNRKRNPKTTLNELEIE; this is encoded by the coding sequence ATGGCGAAGTTCTCCGACGGCGAGGACGTTTTCGCGAGCCTGGAGGCCGTCGCCCGAACCCACCAGATCGAGAGCGGTGCGATTCTCTGGGGGATCGGTATGCTCCAGGATTTCGAGATTGGGTTCTTCGGCCCCCAAGGGTACGAGAAGAAGACGTACGCGGGCCGCCACGAGCTCCTCGCCTTCCACGGCAGCATCACGATGCGGGCAGACCCGAAGTTCCACGTCCACGTCGGGGTCGCGGGACCCGATCACGGCGTCGTCGGAGGGCACCTGTTTCGCGCCCGGTCATGCATCGTGAACGAGATCTGCATCGAGCGCTTCGGGCGGATCCGACTGAACCGGAAGCGGAACCCGAAGACCACCCTGAATGAGCTCGAGATCGAGTAG
- a CDS encoding MFS transporter — translation MRPRPRHINFLTNAAASAAGLFIPLYAVQYGATLEEVGFIVAAYNAFIVFASILFGRAADVQGVRRILRAGLLLSAVTSLTQPFATNPWLLLASRSLLGLCVGMYPAALLAYAKTADSLMGKFSSWGSLGWALGNALAGIAAQIDPNVYWQVFALASGAWFLAFFFATAAPAEPAGGIRIPLFPRKVLRRNIPVYAMMFIRHTGANMVWGIFPIYLAEVLHLDVLEIGLINAFNPFVQFAVMQGIDRYGSRTLIVAGLLGSFATFVLFLAARDFWSMLATQIVLGFSWATLYVGSLKSITEDNAETGTAGGWFNSVTSLSSIAGPVLGGFVAAVSYDLTFEIAAALALAALAVYAFARRRPAPRPPETYAAG, via the coding sequence GTGCGGCCTCGTCCTCGGCACATCAACTTCCTGACGAACGCTGCTGCCTCGGCGGCGGGGCTGTTCATCCCGCTCTACGCGGTCCAGTACGGCGCCACGCTCGAGGAAGTCGGGTTCATCGTCGCCGCGTACAACGCGTTCATCGTGTTCGCGTCCATCCTGTTCGGGCGGGCGGCGGATGTGCAGGGGGTGCGTCGCATCCTGCGCGCGGGGCTCCTCCTCTCTGCGGTCACTAGCCTCACGCAACCCTTCGCCACGAATCCCTGGCTTCTCCTGGCGAGCCGCTCCCTGCTCGGGCTCTGCGTCGGGATGTACCCCGCGGCACTCCTCGCGTACGCGAAGACCGCGGACTCCCTGATGGGGAAATTCTCCTCCTGGGGATCACTGGGCTGGGCCTTGGGGAACGCGCTCGCTGGAATCGCCGCGCAAATTGATCCCAACGTCTACTGGCAGGTGTTCGCCCTCGCCTCCGGCGCGTGGTTCCTCGCGTTCTTCTTCGCCACGGCGGCGCCTGCGGAACCCGCAGGCGGGATCCGGATCCCGCTCTTCCCCCGCAAGGTGCTCCGGCGGAACATCCCCGTGTACGCGATGATGTTCATCCGGCACACGGGCGCGAACATGGTCTGGGGCATCTTCCCGATCTACCTCGCGGAGGTCCTCCACCTAGATGTCCTCGAGATCGGCCTGATCAACGCGTTCAATCCGTTCGTCCAGTTCGCGGTCATGCAGGGGATCGACCGGTACGGGAGTCGGACGCTCATCGTCGCCGGCCTGCTCGGATCCTTCGCAACCTTCGTCCTGTTCCTCGCCGCCCGGGACTTCTGGTCCATGCTCGCGACGCAGATCGTCCTCGGCTTCTCCTGGGCGACACTCTACGTGGGCTCCCTGAAGTCGATCACCGAGGACAACGCGGAGACGGGCACGGCCGGAGGATGGTTCAACAGCGTGACGAGCCTCTCGTCCATCGCGGGGCCCGTCCTCGGAGGATTCGTGGCGGCCGTGAGCTACGACTTGACCTTTGAGATCGCGGCCGCCTTGGCGCTCGCGGCCCTTGCGGTCTACGCGTTCGCCCGGAGGCGTCCGGCTCCCCGGCCGCCGGAGACGTACGCCGCGGGCTGA